From the Rhizobium sp. ARZ01 genome, the window TCAAGATCGAGGGCGACAAGAAGGTTCGTGTGGCAAAGCGTTCGGGAGTGTCGATCGATGGCTGACACCAAGTATGAGCCGCGGCTCAAGAAGGAATATGTCGAGCGTATCCGCAAGGCGCTGCAGGAGCAGTTTTCCTACGCCAACGAGATGCAGATCCCGCGCCTCGACAAGATTGTAATCAACATGGGTGTTGGCGAATCGACGGGCGACTCGAAGAAGCCTTCGGTCGCGGCTGCCGATCTCGCAGCAATCGCCGGCCAGAAGCCGGTCATCACTCGTGCGCGTAACTCCATCGCGGGCTTCAAGCTCCGCGAAGGTATGCCGATCGGCGCCAAGGTTACCCTTCGCGGCGTTCGCATGTACGAATTTCTGGATCGCCTCGTGAACATCGCGCTGCCCCGTGTACGCGACTTCCGCGGACTGAACCCGAAGTCCTTCGATGGCCGTGGCAACTTCGCCATGGGTATCAAGGAGCACATTGTGTTCCCTGAAATCAACTACGACAAGGTTGATCAGATGTGGGGCATGGACATCATCGTTTGCACGACGGCAACTAACGACGACGAAGCACGCGCTCTTCTGAAAGAGCTCAACTTCCCGTTCCGTCAGTAATCCGTAACGACAAGCGTAAAGAAGGATAACTGTTATGGCGAAAACGAGCGCAGTTGAAAAGAACAAGCGCCGCCGCAAACTGGTTGCCAGCCAAGCCGCAAAGCGTGCGGCGCTGAAGGCGATCATCCAGAACCAGGCTCTTCCGATCGAAGAGCGCTTCAAGGCTACCCTGAAGCTTGCCGAACTGCCGCGCAATGGCTCCAAGACCCGCATCCGCAATCGTTGCGAAGTCACGGGCCGTCCGCGTGCATTCTATCGCAAACTTAAGATGTCGCGTATCGCACTGCGCGAACTCGGCAATCTCGGCAAGGTGCCGGGCATCGTCAAGTCGAGCTGGTAAGGAGACGGGTAGATGGCAATGACTGATCCGCTGGGCGATATGCTCACCCGTATCCGCAACGGTGCTGCGCGCCGCAAGTCGAGCGTTTCCACGCCGGCTTCCAAGCTGCGCGCACGCGTTCTCGATGTCCTTCAGGCTGAGGGCTACATCCGCGGTTACTCCGAAGTCGAGTTTGGCAATGGCAAATCCGAGCTGAACATCGAGCTGAAGTACTACGAAGGCGCGTCCGTGATCCGCAAGATCGACCGCGTCTCCAAGCCGGGCCGCCGGGTTTATGTCTCGGTCAAGACCATTCCGCAGGTCGCGAACGGTCTCGGCATCACCATCCTTTCGACCCCGAAGGGCGTGATGGCCGATCACCAGGCACGCGAACAGAACGTTGGTGGCGAGCTTCTTTGCTCTGTCTTCTAAGGCAGGCTTAGGAACTCCATAGCGAACAGACAGGATAGAAAATGTCTCGTATCGGTAAAAGGCCCGTTCCGGTTCCCGCTGGTGTGACTGCGACCGTCGATGGTCAGAAGGTCACCGCGAAGGGCCCGAAGGGCGAACTCTTCTTCGTCGCGAATGACGAAGTTTCGGTAAAGTTGGAAGACAACTCGGTTGTTGTGCAGCCGATCAACGACTCCAAGGATGCGCGGTCGAAGTGGGGCATGTCCCGCACGATGATCGAAGGCATCTTCAAGGGCGTCAAGGACGGTTTCGAACGCAAGCTCGAAATCAACGGCGTTGGTTATCGTGCGTCCATGCAGGGCAAGAACCTGCAGCTGGCGCTCGGTTTCAGCCATGACGTGGTTTATGAAGCGCCGGAAGGCATCACGATCGCTGTTCCGAAGCCGACTGAAATCATCGTGTCCGGCATCAGCAAGCAGCAGGTCGGCCAGGTTGCCGCGGAGATCCGCGAATACCGTGGCCCCGAGCCTTATAAGGGCAAGGGCGTCAAGTATGCCGGCGAGCGGATTGTCCGCAAAGAAGGCAAGAAGAAGTAAGGAACACGCGAAATGGCTAGCAGGAAAGAACAACTTGCACGTCGCGCCAACCGCGTGCGCCGTCAAATCAAGGCGGTCGCCAACGGCCGTCCGCGCCTGTCGGTTCATCGCTCGTCGAAGAACATCTACGTACAGGTTATCGATGATGTGGCCGGCAAGACGCTTGCGTCCGCCTCCACGCTCGACACCGATCTGCGCTCGTCTTTGAAGACGGGCGCCGACGCGGCAGCCGCTGCTGCCGTCGGCAAGCTCATCGCAGAGCGCGCCGTCAAGGCTGGCGTCAAGGAAGTGGTCTTCGACCGCGGCGCCTTCATCTATCACGGCCGCATCAAGGCTCTTGCCGAAGCTGCCCGTGAAGGTGGTCTGAGCTTCTGATCGTTGTTGGCGGGCCCTGTGCCCGCCATCCGACGTTCAGTGGGTATCGGTCGCTTGCCCGGGAAGGGGAGGCGACCTTTGACAATCTGCCGATTGCACCCGGAAAAGAAAAAGGAAAAGGACAATGGCACAGGAAAGAAGGGGTTCTCGCGAAGATCGCCAGAACCGTGAAGAGCGCGACAGCGAATTTGTCGACAAGCTCGTAGCAATTAATCGCGTCGCCAAGGTGGTGAAGGGTGGCCGTCGCTTCGGCTTTGCGGCCCTCGTCGTCGTCGGTGACCAGAAGGGTCGCGTCGGCTTCGGCCACGGCAAGGCTCGTGAAGTTCCGGAAGCGATCCGGAAGGCAACTGAAGCCGCCAAGCGCGAACTCATCTTCGTTCCGCTGCGCTCCGGCCGTACGCTGCACCACGACGTGCATGGCCGTCACGGCGCCGGCAAGGTGCTGCTGCGTTCGGCAAAGGCCGGTACCGGTATCATCGCCGGTGGTCCGATGCGTGCCGTTTTCGAAACGCTCGGCATGCAGGACGTTGTCGCCAAGTCGACCGGTTCGTCGAACCCCTACAACATGATCCGTGCGACCTTCGACGCGCTGAAGAGCCAGATGCATCCGAAGGACATCGCGGCACAGCGTGGCCTGAAGTATGCAACGCTGCAGGCCCGCCGCGCTTCCGCCGGCGTTGCTTCCGAAGAATAAGGGAGCTTGAACAATGGCTAAGAAAGAAGCTGCAACGAAGACGGTCACCGTCGAGCAGATCGGTTCGCCGATCCGTCGCCCTGCCGTTCAGCGCCAGACGCTGATCGGCCTCGGTCTCAACAAGATGCACCGGGTTCGCACGCTGGAAGACACTCCTTCCGTTCGTGGCATGATCCGTGCTGTCCAGCACCTCGTTCGCGTCGTCGACGAGAAGTGAGGGAGATAAGCTCATGAAACTGAACGAAATCAAGGACAACGAAGGCGCAACCCAGAGCCGCAAGCGCGTCGGCCGTGGCATCGGTTCGGGCTCCGGCAAGACCGGCGGCCGCGGTGTCAAGGGTCAGAAGGCCCGTTCGGGCGTTGCGATCAACGGCTTCGAAGGCGGTCAGATGCCCATCTACCGTCGTCTGCCGAAGCGCGGCTTCAACAACATCTTCGCATCCGAATTTGTTGTCGTGTCGCTCGGCCGCATCCAGACCGCGATCGATGCCAACAAGCTCGATCCGAAGGCAACGATCGACGCTGCTGCCCTGAAGGCTGCCGGCGTGATCCGTCGCCCGAAGGACGGCGTACGCATCCTCGCCGACGGCGAGCTGAAAGCGAAGCTTTCGATCGAAGTCGCCGGCGCCTCCAAGGCTGCCGTCGAGAAGATCGAAAAGGCCGGCGGCAACGTAAAGCTGCTTTCGGCTGCTGCCGAGTAAGTTTTCGAATTTTGAAGGCCCGGAGTGCTTCACTCCGGGCCTTCCTGCTCCCATATGAGAGCCTCACACTGGCAGACGAAGCACGCTTCGTTTGTTTCTCGGGAGAATTGACCGCGGTGAGGCCTGGATTGCTTGACAATCCGCGTTCCGCCCGGTTTACCCTCCGTTCCGCCTGCTTCGCCCTTCGGCTGGCTGGCAACAGAAATTCGAGCGTGCCACGCGGCCTGGCAGAGGAGCCGGGCGGGGCGCGCCGCAACGGATCAGCCGTTGTCCGGGCCTGGGATCCATTCCTCCGCCGCGGGCAGGGTTACGCGGAGAAATGCATGGCGTCGGCAGCGGAACAACTCGCCTCCAATCTCAACTTTTCGACCTTTGCCAAGGCAGAGGATCTGAAGAAGCGGCTCTGGTTTACACTTGGCGCGCTACTGGTGTACCGGCTCGGCACTTACATCCCGCTTCCGGGGTTGAATGCCGATGCGTTCGCTCGCGCCTTCCAGGGCCAGAGCGGCGGTATCCTTGGCCTCTTCAACATGTTCTCCGGTGGTGCCGTCGAGCGCATGGCGATCTTTGCGCTGGGCATCATGCCCTACATCTCCGCATCGATCATCGTCCAGCTGATGACGTCGGTTGTTCCGGCGCTGGAGCAGCTGAAGAAGGAAGGTGAGCAGGGCCGCAAGATCATCAACCAGTACACCCGTTATGGCACCGTGCTGCTCGGCGCCCTGCAGGCCTATGGCATCGCGGTGGGCCTCGAAGGCGGTGAGGGTCTTGTGCTGGATCCGGGCTGGTTCTTCCGTATTTCGACCGTGATTTCGCTTCTCGGCGGAACGATGTTCCTGATGTGGCTCGGTGAGCAGATTACCTCCCGCGGGATCGGCAACGGTATCTCGCTGATTATCTTTGCAGGCATCGTGGCGCACCTGCCGACGGCTCTCGCGGGCACTCTCGAACTCGGCCGCACCGGGGCGCTTTCGTTCGGTGTGATCGCTGCTGTCGTTGTTATGGCTGTTGCTGTGATCGCGCTGATTGTCTTCGTCGAACGCGCGCAGCGCCGTCTTCTGATCCAGTACCCGAAGCGCCAGGTCGGCAACCGCATGTTCCAGGGCGATACCTCGCACCTGCCGCTCAAGCTCAACACCTCGGGTGTGATTCCGGCAATCTTCGCTTCCTCGCTGCTGCTCCTGCCGGCGACGCTGGCAGGCTTCAGCAACACGACCGAGCTGCCGGGTTGGGCAACCACCATCATTGCCGCTCTTGGGCACGGGCAGCCGCTCTACATGGTCATGTATGCTGCAATGATCGCCTTCTTCGCCTTCTTCTATACGGCCAT encodes:
- the rplE gene encoding 50S ribosomal protein L5, with amino-acid sequence MADTKYEPRLKKEYVERIRKALQEQFSYANEMQIPRLDKIVINMGVGESTGDSKKPSVAAADLAAIAGQKPVITRARNSIAGFKLREGMPIGAKVTLRGVRMYEFLDRLVNIALPRVRDFRGLNPKSFDGRGNFAMGIKEHIVFPEINYDKVDQMWGMDIIVCTTATNDDEARALLKELNFPFRQ
- the rpsN gene encoding 30S ribosomal protein S14 gives rise to the protein MAKTSAVEKNKRRRKLVASQAAKRAALKAIIQNQALPIEERFKATLKLAELPRNGSKTRIRNRCEVTGRPRAFYRKLKMSRIALRELGNLGKVPGIVKSSW
- the rpsH gene encoding 30S ribosomal protein S8, producing the protein MAMTDPLGDMLTRIRNGAARRKSSVSTPASKLRARVLDVLQAEGYIRGYSEVEFGNGKSELNIELKYYEGASVIRKIDRVSKPGRRVYVSVKTIPQVANGLGITILSTPKGVMADHQAREQNVGGELLCSVF
- the rplF gene encoding 50S ribosomal protein L6, with product MSRIGKRPVPVPAGVTATVDGQKVTAKGPKGELFFVANDEVSVKLEDNSVVVQPINDSKDARSKWGMSRTMIEGIFKGVKDGFERKLEINGVGYRASMQGKNLQLALGFSHDVVYEAPEGITIAVPKPTEIIVSGISKQQVGQVAAEIREYRGPEPYKGKGVKYAGERIVRKEGKKK
- the rplR gene encoding 50S ribosomal protein L18 translates to MASRKEQLARRANRVRRQIKAVANGRPRLSVHRSSKNIYVQVIDDVAGKTLASASTLDTDLRSSLKTGADAAAAAAVGKLIAERAVKAGVKEVVFDRGAFIYHGRIKALAEAAREGGLSF
- the rpsE gene encoding 30S ribosomal protein S5, which encodes MAQERRGSREDRQNREERDSEFVDKLVAINRVAKVVKGGRRFGFAALVVVGDQKGRVGFGHGKAREVPEAIRKATEAAKRELIFVPLRSGRTLHHDVHGRHGAGKVLLRSAKAGTGIIAGGPMRAVFETLGMQDVVAKSTGSSNPYNMIRATFDALKSQMHPKDIAAQRGLKYATLQARRASAGVASEE
- the rpmD gene encoding 50S ribosomal protein L30; the encoded protein is MAKKEAATKTVTVEQIGSPIRRPAVQRQTLIGLGLNKMHRVRTLEDTPSVRGMIRAVQHLVRVVDEK
- the rplO gene encoding 50S ribosomal protein L15: MKLNEIKDNEGATQSRKRVGRGIGSGSGKTGGRGVKGQKARSGVAINGFEGGQMPIYRRLPKRGFNNIFASEFVVVSLGRIQTAIDANKLDPKATIDAAALKAAGVIRRPKDGVRILADGELKAKLSIEVAGASKAAVEKIEKAGGNVKLLSAAAE
- the secY gene encoding preprotein translocase subunit SecY, with protein sequence MASAAEQLASNLNFSTFAKAEDLKKRLWFTLGALLVYRLGTYIPLPGLNADAFARAFQGQSGGILGLFNMFSGGAVERMAIFALGIMPYISASIIVQLMTSVVPALEQLKKEGEQGRKIINQYTRYGTVLLGALQAYGIAVGLEGGEGLVLDPGWFFRISTVISLLGGTMFLMWLGEQITSRGIGNGISLIIFAGIVAHLPTALAGTLELGRTGALSFGVIAAVVVMAVAVIALIVFVERAQRRLLIQYPKRQVGNRMFQGDTSHLPLKLNTSGVIPAIFASSLLLLPATLAGFSNTTELPGWATTIIAALGHGQPLYMVMYAAMIAFFAFFYTAIVFNPKDTADNLKKHGGFIPGIRPGERTAEYIDYVLTRITVLGAIYLVFVCILPEILIAQTGVPFYLGGTSLLIVVSVTLDTVAQIQGHLIAQQYEGLIKKSKLRGGKRGR